A stretch of Ipomoea triloba cultivar NCNSP0323 chromosome 13, ASM357664v1 DNA encodes these proteins:
- the LOC116002108 gene encoding E3 ubiquitin-protein ligase HOS1 encodes MERRFEESSSIPSHSTINGGSASLPYPPARPPNYTCGRVQGALELLASIDPIELCDEAKVEHCRATRDLRSCGRHVQSVLSSCGHASLCEECSQRCDVCPICRVPLPKDGNRLRLRIYYECIEAGLISKRCDDRLQEKEDGEKQLTADIQRLYSLFDVALENNLVSLICHYVTDVCMDESAVSSDPVIAFLLDEVVVKDWCKRTFRNILAETQVIYNHSVHGMEESLSTLLKLSVKLSGLSNVIEVLESSFKHSLSAKLHDLHHLQECILKTKQHMDMMIWCIRHKFLENVSSRFHGYVASWRTFVCERKSAAIKRAWPDSVNHSEEASGRSTLFIEDALTNLESDLGDTDEVQEEFDISCLQKDGRSSFLRLKIGGMAVCYPFENLRAATDILFLQGSSDLVVAKQAIFLYYIFDRQWTVPDEDWRYIIDDFATTFCVSRHSILESLVFFLLDDHSDEALQEACRLLPEISSPTIHPKVAQVLLERENPDAALMVLRWSGRDGVQLVSLGEAVTAVRVRVECGLLSEAFMYQRMVSAKVMEKKLRDEPFHDALHGLKDEHCSWDLWVETLVSEICCLCIRRNLVDRIIELPWNSDEERYLHKCLFDFAIEDPSAVTGSLLVVYYLQRYRYIEAYEIDRKLQSMEESFISQNSLNGAVLSRIRSVNHWRVGLVGKGIELLPGILQHQVKTGKLPEVVIPSKAMDISAKSDVHVSQGPILPSLLAHPPADHVDNAIVSPQASFLETPSKFELSNHSSIFKVVGSHGPPSQPIHLFDDDDAEKAETGLVKSLKFHEFTPRTNRHIHSPNAAASLSTIERSSSRVPRNSRLRNYQTNKVSSERVQKVFLNESLISNKQGLLTDSVENLDKNVSAKRVQPDVDRSWILPSNDSMDFSWSHGEDINANGGSRWRSDDTSEDEDYTTPDRLAGFAASHTTNSRGVRRGRFSRR; translated from the exons ATGGAGAGAAGATTCGAGGAATCCTCCTCCATTCCTTCTCACTCCACCATCAACGGCGGCTCCGCCTCTCTGCCTTATCCTCCAGCACGACCTCCGAACTACACTTGTGGCCGAGTAcag GGAGCATTGGAACTTTTGGCCTCAATTGATCCAATTGAACTCTGTGATGAAGCAAAAGTTGAGCATTGTCGAGCAACTAGAGATCTGAGAAGCTGTGGGCGCCATGTACAAAGTGTGTTAAGTTCATGTGGGCATGCATCTTTATGTGAGGAATGCAGCCAGAGATGTGATGTTTGCCCAATCTGCAGGGTTCCTTTGCCAAAAGATGGAAATAGACTTCGGCTTCGTATCTATTATGAGTGCATAGAGGCTGGTCTTATCTCAAAGAGGTGTGATGACAGGTTACAGGAGAAGGAAGATGGCGAGAAACAGCTAACTGCTGATATTCAACGGCTTTATTCCTTATTTGATGTTGCACTCGAGAACAACTTGGTTTCTTTAATATGTCATT ATGTTAcagatgtttgtatggatgagaGTGCAGTATCTAGTGATCCTGTGATTGCCTTTTTGCTTGATGAAGTGGTTGTGAAAGATTGGTGCAAGAGGACTTTCAGAAACATTCTGGCTGAAACTCAAGTGATAT ATAATCATTCAGTGCATGGAATGGAAGAAAGCTTGAGCACACTTCTAAAGTTGTCTGTGAAATTATCTGGATTGTCCAATGTTATTGAAGTTTTGGAATCGTCATTTAAACATTCTCTTTCGGCGAAGCTTCATGATCTACATCATCTTCAAGAGTGTATACTAAAAACAAAGCAG CACATGGATATGATGATTTGGTGTATACGACATAAATTTCTTGAGAATGTGAGCTCTCGCTTCCATGGTTATGTTGCTTCATGGAGGACTTTTGTTTGTGAAAGAAAATCTGCTGCCATCAAGCGTGCATGGCCAGATTCAGTAAATCATTCTGAAGAGGCAAGTGGACGCTCAACGCTTTTTATTGAAGATGCACTTACAAATCTTGAATCAGATCTGGGTGATACTGATGAGGTCCAGGAAGAATTTGATATTTCATGTTTGCAAAAAGATGGAAGATCTTCATTTTTACGGTTAAAAATAGGGGGAATGGCTGTTTGTTACCCATTTGAAAATTTGCGTGCCGCTACAGATATTCTCTTTTTACAGGGAAGTTCAGACCTAGTGGTTGCAAAACAAGCAATT tttttgtattatatttttgacCGGCAGTGGACTGTACCTGACGAGGATTGGAGATACATTATTGACGACTTTGCTACTACATTTTGTGTTTCAAGGCACTCCATATTGGAATCCCTTGTATTTTTTCTGTTGGATGACCACAGTGATGAAGCTTTGCAG gaagcTTGCCGTCTTCTCCCAGAAATCTCAAGTCCCACAATCCATCCTAAAGTAGCTCAGGTTCTGTTAGAGAGAGAAAATCCTGATGCAGCTCTTATGGTTCTGAGGTGGTCAGGACGAGATGGAGTACAGTTGGTTTCACTAGGAGAGGCTGTGACTGCAGTTCGAGTACGAGTGGAGTGTGGACTTCTATCTGAAGCTTTCATGTACCAGAGAATGGTCTCTGCTAAAGTCATGGAAAAGAAGTTACGAGATGAACCATTTCATGATGCTTTGCATGGCCTAAAGGATGAACACTGTTCTTGGGATCTGTGGGTGGAAACTTTGGTCTCTGAAATTTGTTGTCTCTGCATCAGGAGGAATTTGGTAGATCGCATCATAGAATTGCCGTGGAACTCTGATGAGGAGAGATATCTTCATAAATGCCTGTTCGATTTTGCCATAGAAGATCCTTCAGCGGTTACTGGAAGTCTTCTTGTTGTTTACTATTTACAG CGTTATAGATACATTGAGGCATATGAAATTGATCGGAAGCTTCAAAGCATGGAGGAGAGTTTCATTTCTCAAAATTCTCTCAATGGAGCTGTGTTATCCAGGATCAGATCAGTAAATCATTGGAGAGTGGGTTTGGTT GGCAAGGGAATTGAGTTGTTGCCAGGTATCCTTCAGCATCAAGTAAAGACTGGAAAATTGCCTGAAGTTGTAATTCCTAGTAAGGCAATGGATATTTCTGCAAAATCTGATGTCCATGTTTCTCAAGGACCTATTTTGCCCAGTTTATTGGCACATCCCCCTGCTGATCACGTGGACAATGCAATTGTTTCCCCTCAAGCTTCATTTCTTGAGACTCCTTCAAAATTTGAACTTTCCAACCATTCTTCTATCTTTAAGGTGGTGGGGAGCCATGGTCCTCCCAGTCAAcctatacatttatttgatgatgatgatgcagaaaAAGCTGAAACTGGCCTTGTGAAGAGTTTAAAGTTTCATGAGTTCACACCACGTACTAATCGTCATATTCACTCTCCAAATGCTGCTGCGTCCTTATCAACAATTGAGAGAAGTTCATCAAGGGTGCCACGCAATAGCCGCCTTCGTAATTACCAAACCAACAAAGTTTCATCTGAGAGAGTGCAGAAGGTATTCCTCAATGAATCCTTAATTTCTAACAAACAGGGCTTGCTCACAGATTCTGTTGAAAATTTGGACAAGAATGTGTCTGCTAAGCGTGTGCAACCAGACGTGGATAGATCGTGGATTCTGCCTTCAAATGATTCCATGGATTTCTCGTGGAG CCATGGGGAGGACATAAATGCTAATGGTGGATCCAGGTGGAGGTCGGATGACACCAGTGAGGATGAAGATTACACTACACCAGATAGACTTGCTGGATTTGCAGCATCTCATACTACAAATTCAAGGGGTGTTAGAAGAGGAAGATTTTCTAGGAGATGA
- the LOC116001191 gene encoding protein FAR1-RELATED SEQUENCE 5-like, with the protein MEANGAEMWENNSGSEENGEQEAECEMEISPNGAKQWIPTANPEETPYTGQKFKTVDEGIEFYKAYAKAVGFDVRHGTMRKTRGGEVGIKYMVCSREGFKPTVKEKNSQKGADAQMVVEDLFKKKEMNPDFYFDFDLDDGGELCRLFWADGTSRKNFACFGDVMSFDATYRTNKYRLVFVPFTGVDHHKRCITFEAGLLAKEDTESYKWLLTSFKNAMGATPRCAITDQDAALKVAVPNIMPTTRHRFCMWHIMTKVGDKAGSVLAQDKEFRKTLNSVIWDETLSVEEFENRWLKVMEDYNLAEDRCLVEFFMQYNSAIEEQIYKQNKLNAECECSFQETKTALHMEQQAATLYTVNMFYEFQTEIWEASFTCHVIHQKDSIDVRTYTVQEKGGKAFEVTMHTNGEKIECTCKKFIRVGILCRHALLVFNSEGVEEIPGEYIVPRWTRDAAQDQCITSGGQKESTPKQIMRHNPWPINSGMNSTTAWV; encoded by the exons ATGGAAGCAAACGGCGCAGAGATGTGGGAGAACAACTCAG GTAGTGAAGAAAATGGAGAACAAGAGGCAGAGTGCGAAATGGAAATATCACCAAATGGAGCCAAACAATGGATACCAACTGCAAATCCCGAAGAAACACCATATACAGGGCAGAAATTTAAGACAGTAGACGAAGGCATTGAGTTCTATAAAGCATATGCAAAGGCCGTAGGATTTGATGTTCGTCACGGCACAATGCGAAAGACAAGAGGGGGTGAAGTGGGAATTAAGTACATGGTCTGTTCACGCGAAGGATTCAAACCAACTGTGAAGGAAAAGAATAGTCAAAAGG GAGCAGACGCCCAAATGGTAGTTGAGGACTTGTTTAAAAAGAAGGAAATGAATCCAGATTTTTACTTCGATTTTGACCTGGACGACGGGGGAGAACTATGCAGGTTATTTTGGGCGGATGGAACTTCCCGTAAGAATTTTGCATGCTTTGGAGATGTGATGTCTTTCGACGCTACATACAGGACAAACAA GTACAGGCTAGTGTTTGTGCCCTTCACCGGGGTGGACCACCACAAAAGATGCATTACATTTGAAGCAGGACTCTTAGCTAAAGAGGACACTGAATCCTACAAGTGGCTCCTTACCAGCTTCAAAAATGCAATGGGGGCCACGCCGAGATGTGCAATAACCGACCAAGATGCAGCATTGAAGGTGGCAGTGCCGAATATCATGCCTACGACTCGCCACAGGTTCTGTATGTGGCACATTATGACAAAAGTGGGGGATAAGGCTGGGAGTGTGTTGGCTCAAGACAAGGAATTCAGGAAAACTCTGAATAGTGTAATTTGGGATGAAACATTGAGTGTGGAGGAATTCGAAAACAGATGGTTGAAGGTAATGGAAGACTACAACCTTGCTGAAGACCGATG CCTGGTTGAATTTTTCATGCAATACAACAGCGCAATAGAGGAACAAATATATAAGCAAAACAAACTAAATGCAGAGTGCGAATGCTCCTTCCAGGAGACAAAAACGGCTTTACACATGGAGCAGCAAGCAGCAACATTGTACACTGTAAACATGTTCTACGAGTTCCAAACGGAGATTTGGGAAGCTAGTTTCACATGTCATGTCATACATCAAAAGGACAGTATTGATGTACGCACATACACCGTGCAAGAAAAAGGGGGTAAAGCGTTCGAGGTAACAATGCATACAAATGGTGAGAAAATAGAATGCACGTGCAAGAAATTCATCAGGGTGGGAATCCTATGCAGGCATGCACTACTAGTTTTCAATAGTGAAGGGGTGGAGGAAATACCAGGAGAATATATTGTACCCCGATGGACAAGAGATGCTGCGCAAGACCAATGCATAACATCTGGTGGGCAAAAGGAGTCAACACCCAAGCAGATAATGAGGCACAATCCCTGGCCAATCAACTCTGGAATGAATTCTACAACTGCATGGGTCTAG